The following proteins are co-located in the uncultured Draconibacterium sp. genome:
- a CDS encoding T9SS type A sorting domain-containing protein: MTRLAIILSLIFFGCLGTNAQQLAFPGAEGYGRFASGGRGDGTTGRVVEVTTLEDDAENPIEGSLRWAFSQATEVIVHPIYGNISVKRPLTVVFKVGGVINLKDELRVMRNYVTIAGQTAPGDGICIRGATVNFSGSKNVIVRYVRFRPGDELGQETSAFRIENGGDFIIDHCSMSWAIEETTHFSSNENSTVQWCIISESLYNSVHKKGARGYATQWGGEYASYHHNLLAHHNSRMPRINGSNDNDIEALVDYRNNVNYNWGSSGAFYGGEWEGTNGQGFCKTNVVNNYFIPGPATSSSVYFARPSYNRSGVQVDGYGQWFFDGNTMENHADLTTDNWLGVNGDNVGGIQNIKSDVVAVKSDGVLEDYDAYTETADEALQSVILHVGATLPKRDVIDTRVIGELDGSVDIVRYQYTTGDGQVTPDKGLASGIIDTQNNLVPEDKQDSVTAWDVYKSSTDGYVDTDHDGIPDEWELEKNLDPNDITDGRLIAENGYSNLENFLNENDFVVSADAIKNDERFEIYPNPGTGIFRVLSTKAIVQVEVYDLTGKKLKTIKDSSGIESISISHLQTGIYLVKAVSADNQYFNQKLVKK; the protein is encoded by the coding sequence ATGACACGACTAGCAATAATACTAAGTTTGATATTTTTTGGCTGTTTGGGGACAAATGCACAGCAACTTGCATTTCCCGGAGCAGAAGGTTACGGCCGGTTCGCATCAGGTGGTCGCGGAGACGGAACTACCGGGCGGGTTGTGGAAGTAACCACACTTGAAGATGATGCGGAAAATCCGATAGAAGGAAGTTTACGTTGGGCATTTTCGCAGGCAACCGAAGTTATCGTTCATCCGATATATGGAAATATTTCCGTAAAAAGGCCATTAACAGTGGTATTTAAGGTTGGTGGTGTAATCAACTTAAAAGACGAGCTTCGGGTAATGCGCAATTATGTAACCATTGCAGGACAAACAGCTCCGGGCGATGGTATTTGTATTCGCGGAGCAACGGTTAATTTTTCAGGATCAAAAAATGTGATTGTTCGTTACGTACGTTTCCGGCCCGGCGATGAGTTGGGACAGGAAACCTCAGCTTTTCGAATCGAGAATGGTGGCGATTTTATCATCGACCATTGCTCCATGAGTTGGGCCATAGAAGAAACAACGCATTTTTCCAGTAACGAAAATTCCACTGTTCAGTGGTGTATCATAAGCGAATCGTTGTACAACTCTGTTCATAAAAAAGGTGCCCGCGGATACGCCACACAATGGGGAGGCGAATATGCAAGTTACCATCACAATTTATTGGCACACCATAATTCCAGAATGCCTCGCATAAACGGATCGAACGACAATGACATTGAAGCTTTGGTTGATTACAGAAACAATGTAAATTACAACTGGGGTAGTTCGGGTGCGTTTTACGGTGGCGAATGGGAAGGTACCAACGGACAAGGTTTTTGTAAAACCAATGTGGTGAATAATTATTTTATTCCGGGTCCTGCAACCAGTTCAAGTGTTTATTTTGCGCGGCCTTCGTACAACCGAAGCGGAGTTCAGGTTGATGGATACGGACAATGGTTTTTTGATGGAAATACAATGGAAAATCACGCTGACCTTACCACTGACAACTGGCTGGGCGTAAACGGCGACAACGTGGGCGGTATTCAAAATATTAAGTCGGATGTTGTTGCAGTAAAATCGGACGGTGTGCTTGAAGATTATGATGCTTATACAGAAACAGCAGATGAAGCTTTACAATCGGTTATATTACACGTTGGTGCAACTTTGCCAAAACGTGATGTAATTGATACTCGTGTAATTGGAGAGCTTGACGGAAGTGTTGACATTGTTCGGTATCAATATACAACCGGCGATGGTCAGGTAACTCCTGACAAAGGACTTGCTTCAGGAATTATTGATACACAAAATAATTTAGTACCTGAAGATAAACAAGACTCTGTTACTGCATGGGACGTATATAAATCTTCAACCGACGGATACGTTGATACGGATCACGACGGAATACCGGATGAGTGGGAACTCGAAAAAAACCTGGATCCAAACGATATTACCGATGGGCGCTTAATTGCTGAAAACGGATACAGTAACCTGGAGAATTTTTTGAATGAAAACGACTTTGTGGTATCGGCAGATGCCATTAAAAATGACGAACGTTTTGAGATTTATCCAAATCCCGGCACCGGAATTTTCAGAGTACTCAGCACAAAAGCAATTGTACAAGTTGAAGTGTATGACCTAACAGGAAAAAAACTCAAAACAATAAAAGATTCTTCAGGAATTGAATCAATTTCAATTAGTCACCTGCAAACTGGTATATATCTTGTAAAAGCGGTATCAGCAGATAATCAGTATTTCAATCAGAAATTAGTAAAGAAGTAA
- a CDS encoding glycoside hydrolase family 140 protein, with the protein MKIRIVLLVLVVLFGCAQPVKKEAEQQKLPLLKVSENKRFLLDEEGNPFFWLGDTGWLLFSKLDREEAIKYLDNRVEKGFNVIQVMVVHSLNVSNIYGDSALVQGDVSQPAVTEGNNFDDAEAYDFWDHADFIVDEAEKRGLYMALVPVWGTNVKAGDVSREQADKYSTFLAKRYAGKSNIIWLNGGDTMGSDSTDTWNIIGENIHRYATNHLETFHPFGRKQSSLWFHDADWLDFNMFQSGHRRYDQDDTENGYGQDNYKYVQDDYKMIPQKPTIDGEPSYEGIPQGLHDPAEPFWNDADLRRYAYWSVFAGAFGFTYGNSAVMQMHKPEDKNAAYGAREYWTEALDMPGATQMHFLKDLILSKPYLDRVPDQSLIADGQGEKYDYQVATRGNDFALIYTYNGREMKISMGKISGEKVTASWFNPRNGEITEIGEYENNGTQNFDPPGEIEDGNDWVLVLDSVK; encoded by the coding sequence ATGAAGATTCGAATTGTTTTATTAGTGTTGGTAGTGTTGTTTGGATGTGCACAACCGGTAAAAAAAGAAGCTGAGCAGCAGAAATTACCATTGCTGAAAGTTTCAGAAAATAAACGTTTCCTTTTGGATGAAGAGGGAAATCCTTTCTTTTGGTTAGGAGATACCGGCTGGTTGCTTTTCTCAAAATTAGACAGGGAAGAGGCCATAAAATACCTGGATAACCGTGTTGAAAAGGGATTTAACGTCATTCAGGTAATGGTGGTTCACAGCTTAAACGTATCGAATATTTATGGTGATTCGGCACTTGTACAAGGAGATGTATCACAGCCGGCAGTTACCGAAGGAAATAATTTTGACGATGCAGAAGCCTATGATTTCTGGGATCATGCAGATTTTATTGTTGATGAGGCTGAAAAAAGAGGTTTGTACATGGCTTTGGTTCCGGTTTGGGGAACAAATGTTAAAGCCGGCGATGTAAGCCGCGAGCAGGCAGATAAATATTCTACTTTTTTGGCCAAACGTTATGCCGGAAAATCAAATATTATATGGTTGAATGGTGGCGATACAATGGGAAGCGATTCTACGGATACCTGGAATATAATCGGCGAAAACATACACCGTTATGCAACAAATCATTTGGAAACATTTCATCCGTTTGGTAGAAAACAATCATCGTTGTGGTTTCACGATGCCGACTGGCTCGATTTTAACATGTTTCAGTCGGGTCATCGTCGATACGATCAGGATGACACTGAAAATGGGTATGGTCAAGACAATTACAAATACGTTCAGGATGATTACAAAATGATCCCTCAAAAACCAACAATTGACGGAGAGCCATCGTATGAAGGAATTCCACAGGGATTACACGATCCTGCTGAACCATTTTGGAACGATGCTGATTTACGCAGATATGCTTACTGGTCGGTATTTGCAGGTGCTTTTGGTTTTACCTACGGAAACAGTGCGGTTATGCAAATGCACAAGCCGGAAGATAAAAACGCAGCCTACGGAGCACGCGAGTACTGGACAGAAGCCCTTGATATGCCGGGTGCCACTCAAATGCATTTCCTGAAAGACCTGATTCTTTCCAAACCTTATTTGGATAGAGTGCCCGATCAGTCGTTGATTGCAGATGGCCAAGGCGAAAAATACGATTACCAGGTTGCAACACGGGGCAATGATTTTGCACTGATTTATACCTACAATGGCCGTGAAATGAAAATTTCCATGGGAAAAATTTCAGGAGAAAAAGTTACAGCGTCCTGGTTTAATCCGCGCAACGGCGAAATTACCGAAATTGGAGAATACGAAAATAACGGAACACAAAACTTCGATCCTCCCGGAGAAATTGAAGACGGTAACGACTGGGTATTGGTTCTTGATTCGGTGAAGTAA
- a CDS encoding DUF3826 domain-containing protein, whose product MIKKTGIVVLLLIFSVGTSVLSCAQDKQEAPLDEYTKVITGRADKIVDEIEFASEAEKTQVRDIIVEHYRFLNDAEEARNEDIAKIREEFADNKELRDAKIDLRKAEQELKVRDHHFAFLAQLKEIASEEQIDQVKDGLTYNVLNVTYVAMQEMVPSLTDEEKQQIYVWLLEAREHAIDGGSSREKHGWFGKYKGRINNYLSARGYDLQKERENWEKRLEEQKKN is encoded by the coding sequence ATGATTAAAAAAACTGGAATAGTAGTTTTATTATTAATATTTAGTGTAGGTACTTCTGTTTTATCCTGTGCGCAGGATAAACAGGAGGCGCCTTTAGATGAATACACTAAAGTTATTACGGGGCGGGCAGATAAAATTGTTGATGAAATTGAATTTGCAAGTGAGGCGGAAAAAACGCAGGTTCGCGATATTATTGTTGAACATTATCGTTTTTTAAACGATGCCGAAGAGGCCAGAAATGAAGATATAGCAAAAATTCGTGAGGAATTTGCCGATAATAAAGAATTACGCGATGCCAAAATCGATCTTCGCAAAGCAGAACAGGAACTTAAGGTTCGCGATCATCATTTTGCTTTTTTAGCACAGTTGAAAGAAATTGCAAGCGAAGAACAAATAGACCAGGTTAAAGATGGATTAACTTACAATGTTTTAAATGTAACTTATGTAGCCATGCAGGAAATGGTTCCGAGCCTGACCGACGAAGAAAAACAGCAGATATATGTTTGGCTGCTGGAAGCGCGGGAGCATGCCATTGACGGTGGTTCGTCCAGGGAAAAACATGGGTGGTTTGGAAAATATAAAGGCCGCATAAACAACTACCTTTCTGCTCGCGGGTACGACCTCCAAAAGGAGCGGGAGAACTGGGAAAAACGTTTGGAAGAACAGAAAAAGAATTAA
- a CDS encoding DUF6298 domain-containing protein, translated as MLIPAVVFAQKNELPSIRYNKNQLVYKADSLGNKIPDYSYCGYRLSETKIPQVPVKVVVEYRSSDATQDIQNAINYVAGLPLNPDGFRGAVLLKDGVYSLAGRLKITASGIVLRGSGEKTILKAAGVNRETLIRVLGTKDFRTKHSTAILNSYVPVNSYELKVDNGNDFHAGESVFIRRPSTKAWIDKLRMNDFGGETGWLGWKPGQRDIVWEREIAQVKGNTIILNAPLTASMEEKYGSGKITSVTWPGRISNIGIENLTLESEYDNSNPKDENHCWFAITMENCKDAWVRQVQFRHFAGSAVAIYESGSRITVEDCISTEPISEIAGQRRNTFFTMGQQTLFLRCYAENGVHDFATGFCAAGPNAFVQCESVNASSFSGAIDSWATGVLFDIVTADGQALSFKNRGQDGQGAGWTAANSMFWQCSAGRIECYAPPTAQNYAYGAWSQFAGTGIWHEENSHIKPRSLFFAQLAARTGKNMSAFQNEILPFEGESTSSPTIEQARELTAKSFVSPLQLTDLIRSATQKNPISLSTQNAVSISDVKINTENLKPIVTPVSIDNGWLVQGENILKGFRLDVPWWRGNPRPFAAEKARPAITRYVPGRVGKGYTDDLQQVVDQMVERNSVAIHHNYGLWYDRRRDDHERVKRFDSESWAPFYEQPFSRSGQGEAWDKLSKYDLTKYNPFYWNRLKEFADLAEEKGKILIHQNYFQHNILEAGAHWTDSPWRPANNINDTGFPEPPPYAGDKRIYVAEQFYDITHPIRRELHRMYIRQCLDNFKGHSNVIQSLSAEYTGPLHFVEFWLDVISEWEQETGNNVLVALSTTKDVQDAILADNVRSKLVDIIDIRYWAYRANGTVYAPEGGKNLAPRQHARKIKPGKRSFDSVYRGVSEYRTKFPDKVVIHSEGHYTDYGWAIFMAGGSLPVLPQKTNKEFLKAAIYMHPFSTGDSKLVGLQNENEGMILFASQKQSISVDLKKYSGKYEVRYLKPLNGELLSEKEEVDGGKELELKLPASEKIIIWIKKK; from the coding sequence TTGTTGATACCCGCTGTGGTTTTTGCTCAAAAGAATGAATTGCCTTCGATTCGCTACAATAAAAATCAATTGGTCTATAAAGCAGATAGTCTGGGCAACAAAATTCCCGATTATTCTTATTGTGGTTATCGTTTATCAGAGACGAAAATTCCACAGGTGCCTGTAAAAGTTGTTGTTGAATACAGGAGTTCAGATGCAACACAGGATATTCAAAACGCCATCAACTATGTGGCTGGTTTACCGCTTAATCCGGATGGATTTCGTGGCGCAGTTCTTTTAAAAGACGGGGTGTATTCGCTTGCCGGTCGTTTAAAAATTACTGCTTCCGGTATTGTACTTCGGGGAAGTGGCGAAAAAACCATCTTAAAAGCTGCAGGCGTTAACAGGGAAACTCTCATTCGGGTGCTTGGTACAAAAGATTTTAGAACGAAACATTCAACGGCTATTTTAAATTCATACGTTCCGGTAAATTCATATGAGTTAAAAGTGGATAACGGAAATGATTTTCACGCAGGAGAATCTGTTTTTATTCGCAGGCCATCGACAAAAGCATGGATTGACAAACTTAGAATGAACGATTTTGGCGGAGAAACAGGTTGGCTGGGATGGAAACCCGGACAACGCGATATTGTTTGGGAAAGAGAAATCGCTCAGGTAAAAGGAAACACAATCATCCTGAATGCACCGTTAACTGCTTCAATGGAAGAAAAATACGGAAGTGGTAAAATCACTTCGGTAACATGGCCAGGTCGAATTTCAAATATTGGAATTGAAAACCTTACTCTGGAATCGGAATACGATAATTCTAATCCGAAAGATGAAAATCATTGCTGGTTTGCCATTACGATGGAAAACTGCAAGGATGCCTGGGTACGCCAGGTTCAGTTTCGCCATTTTGCAGGTTCAGCGGTGGCCATTTACGAAAGTGGCAGCCGTATTACTGTGGAAGATTGTATTTCAACTGAGCCGATATCCGAAATTGCCGGTCAGCGCAGGAATACATTTTTTACAATGGGGCAGCAAACGCTGTTTTTGCGTTGTTATGCCGAAAATGGTGTGCACGATTTTGCAACAGGTTTTTGTGCCGCCGGGCCAAATGCATTTGTTCAGTGCGAATCGGTAAATGCAAGCAGTTTTAGTGGTGCAATTGACAGTTGGGCAACAGGAGTATTGTTTGACATTGTAACAGCCGACGGACAAGCCCTGAGCTTTAAAAACCGGGGACAGGACGGACAAGGTGCGGGGTGGACCGCCGCCAATTCAATGTTTTGGCAATGTTCTGCCGGAAGGATTGAATGTTATGCTCCGCCAACAGCACAAAATTACGCGTATGGTGCATGGTCGCAATTTGCAGGTACCGGAATTTGGCACGAAGAAAACAGTCACATAAAACCACGCAGCTTATTCTTTGCTCAGCTGGCAGCACGCACCGGAAAAAATATGAGTGCATTTCAAAACGAAATTTTACCTTTCGAAGGTGAATCTACCAGCAGTCCAACAATCGAGCAAGCCAGAGAATTAACTGCTAAATCTTTTGTTTCCCCACTTCAACTTACCGATCTTATTCGGTCTGCCACGCAAAAAAATCCAATTTCACTTAGCACTCAAAATGCTGTGTCGATTTCTGATGTGAAGATTAATACTGAAAATCTAAAACCAATTGTTACACCGGTTTCCATTGATAACGGCTGGTTGGTGCAAGGCGAAAATATTCTGAAAGGCTTTAGACTCGATGTTCCATGGTGGAGGGGTAATCCACGTCCTTTTGCTGCAGAAAAGGCGAGACCGGCCATAACACGATACGTGCCCGGCCGTGTTGGCAAAGGGTACACCGACGACCTGCAGCAGGTCGTTGACCAAATGGTTGAACGAAACAGTGTTGCAATTCATCACAATTACGGGCTTTGGTACGACCGTCGCCGCGACGATCATGAACGGGTAAAACGCTTCGATAGTGAGTCGTGGGCTCCTTTTTACGAGCAACCTTTTTCACGAAGCGGGCAGGGCGAGGCCTGGGACAAATTAAGTAAATACGACCTTACAAAATACAATCCGTTTTACTGGAACCGTTTGAAAGAATTTGCAGATCTGGCAGAAGAAAAAGGAAAGATTTTAATTCATCAGAACTATTTTCAGCACAATATTTTAGAGGCCGGAGCACATTGGACAGATTCGCCCTGGCGACCTGCAAACAATATTAACGATACCGGTTTTCCCGAACCACCGCCATACGCAGGCGATAAACGAATTTATGTAGCCGAACAATTTTACGACATAACACACCCTATTCGAAGAGAATTGCATCGGATGTACATCCGTCAATGTTTGGATAATTTTAAAGGGCATTCAAATGTAATTCAATCGCTTAGTGCCGAGTATACAGGGCCCTTGCATTTTGTTGAATTTTGGCTCGACGTAATTTCGGAGTGGGAGCAGGAGACCGGTAATAATGTGTTGGTAGCACTTAGCACTACAAAAGATGTGCAGGATGCCATTTTAGCGGATAATGTTCGTTCCAAATTAGTTGATATAATCGATATCAGGTATTGGGCCTATCGTGCAAATGGAACCGTTTATGCTCCCGAAGGCGGAAAAAACCTGGCACCGCGGCAGCATGCACGCAAAATTAAACCCGGAAAACGATCGTTCGACAGTGTGTACAGAGGAGTTTCTGAATACCGTACAAAATTTCCGGATAAAGTTGTGATTCATTCCGAAGGACATTATACCGACTACGGTTGGGCAATTTTTATGGCAGGCGGTTCTTTGCCGGTTTTGCCTCAAAAAACAAATAAAGAGTTCTTAAAGGCAGCAATTTATATGCACCCCTTTTCAACCGGCGACAGCAAACTTGTTGGCCTGCAAAACGAAAATGAGGGGATGATTTTGTTTGCATCGCAAAAACAAAGTATTTCAGTTGACCTTAAAAAGTACAGTGGAAAATACGAGGTTCGCTACCTGAAACCATTAAACGGCGAGCTGCTAAGCGAAAAAGAGGAAGTTGACGGTGGTAAAGAACTTGAATTGAAACTGCCTGCTTCGGAAAAAATAATTATCTGGATAAAAAAGAAATAA
- a CDS encoding RagB/SusD family nutrient uptake outer membrane protein, which yields MKIITQYIKSLPFVLGIAILLLGAVSCESVLDKHDLNVLNEGIWEDEAQAGLYINNLYDENMPNDYFGTNSQLSDETYSADETYTSLIYGFTTASDINAVTVMHKDKYALIRRINIAIEGLEASTLSDDVKAPLMGQALFFRAWRHWEMARLYGGIPIVKTVQDPYNDDLNVPRSSAAETINEIVADLDEAIALLPVDWTLTDDLGRITSGAAAAFKGRILLTYASPLFNPSNDQAKWQRAYDANNEALNILADMNIPRDLHPDFGTIFTGNVLNNVEAIIYKRFSLGAGTSYTHGWENSVRPPSGGGNGGFTPTWQLISAFPMANGKLTNQAGSGYDETYYWQNRDPRFYATLAYNGSEWDMTGRDQTNIWAFRNSLELNRTPSSGFYNKKASDATIAREDISQTSTSWIELRYAEVLLNFAECANEIGSTAEALEKVRMIRARAGIESNGDTYGIDNGVSQDVLRQIIMVERQVEFAFENKRYWDIRRRTLFREDMGEYVKKLNGTYRTGFSYRALSGWSSVINDESSPFYGALRIDSALYNGHLDLNDKTISDQYFLQSNKTLDIYLGVNQEINYLELYDFFAIPSSIIEKSPAVEQTIGWLNGTFDPLAE from the coding sequence ATGAAGATCATAACACAATATATCAAATCTCTTCCTTTTGTTTTAGGTATTGCCATCCTGCTTTTGGGAGCTGTTTCCTGCGAAAGCGTTTTGGATAAACATGATTTGAATGTTTTAAACGAAGGAATTTGGGAAGACGAAGCTCAGGCCGGTTTGTACATAAATAATTTGTACGACGAGAACATGCCAAACGATTACTTTGGAACAAATAGTCAATTATCTGACGAGACATATTCGGCAGATGAAACGTATACAAGCTTAATATACGGATTTACTACTGCCAGCGATATTAACGCTGTTACTGTAATGCACAAAGACAAATATGCTTTAATTCGACGCATTAACATTGCAATTGAAGGTTTGGAAGCATCTACGCTTAGCGACGATGTGAAAGCTCCATTGATGGGACAGGCCTTGTTTTTCAGAGCCTGGCGCCATTGGGAAATGGCCCGCTTATACGGAGGTATCCCTATTGTAAAAACAGTTCAGGATCCATACAACGACGATTTGAATGTGCCAAGAAGCAGTGCTGCGGAAACAATTAATGAAATTGTAGCCGATTTGGATGAGGCAATTGCATTATTACCTGTTGATTGGACCTTAACCGATGACTTAGGAAGAATAACCAGTGGGGCAGCAGCTGCATTTAAAGGTCGTATTCTTTTAACTTATGCAAGTCCGCTTTTTAATCCTTCTAACGATCAGGCGAAATGGCAAAGAGCATACGATGCAAATAATGAAGCTCTCAATATTCTGGCAGATATGAATATTCCAAGGGATTTACATCCTGACTTTGGTACTATTTTTACCGGCAATGTTTTAAATAATGTTGAAGCGATTATATACAAACGTTTTAGTTTAGGTGCAGGAACCAGTTATACACATGGTTGGGAAAACAGTGTGCGTCCTCCTTCAGGAGGTGGTAACGGAGGTTTTACACCAACCTGGCAATTAATTTCGGCGTTTCCAATGGCAAATGGTAAATTAACCAACCAGGCAGGATCGGGTTACGATGAAACCTATTACTGGCAAAACCGCGATCCACGTTTTTACGCTACCCTTGCTTACAATGGTTCTGAATGGGATATGACCGGCAGAGATCAGACAAATATTTGGGCTTTTAGGAATAGCCTGGAATTAAACCGAACTCCAAGTTCGGGGTTTTACAACAAAAAAGCCTCTGATGCAACCATTGCACGCGAAGATATCAGCCAGACAAGTACCTCCTGGATTGAACTTCGATATGCCGAAGTGTTACTCAACTTTGCCGAATGTGCCAACGAGATTGGAAGTACAGCTGAAGCACTTGAAAAAGTGCGAATGATTAGAGCTCGTGCCGGAATTGAATCGAATGGAGATACCTACGGTATTGATAACGGTGTCTCTCAGGATGTACTCAGACAAATAATTATGGTTGAACGTCAGGTTGAATTCGCATTCGAAAACAAACGTTACTGGGATATTCGTCGTCGTACACTTTTCCGCGAAGACATGGGGGAATACGTAAAAAAACTGAATGGAACGTATCGTACAGGATTTTCGTACCGGGCTTTAAGTGGCTGGAGTTCTGTGATTAACGATGAGTCATCTCCATTTTACGGGGCATTAAGAATTGATAGTGCGCTATACAATGGTCATTTAGACTTAAATGACAAAACAATATCCGACCAGTATTTTTTGCAATCGAACAAAACACTCGATATTTATCTTGGAGTTAATCAGGAAATCAATTACCTGGAGTTGTACGACTTTTTTGCAATTCCATCATCTATTATTGAGAAAAGCCCGGCTGTAGAACAAACCATTGGTTGGTTAAACGGAACTTTCGATCCTTTGGCTGAATAG
- a CDS encoding pectate lyase yields the protein MKRLILIVSVIAAMAVTQKSFAQYPTITDDVKKASEELMHEARAHSDMMWEKAIPFIEEDAANGKPYIPWAKRPYDLPQAEIPAFPGAEGGGMYTYGGRGGKVIIVTSLEDDGPGTLREACEQGGARTIVFNVAGIIRLKSPLIIRAPYLTIAGQTAPGKGICIAGETVWINTHDVIIRHMRFRRGETWVGRRDDAIGGNPVGNIMLDHISASWGLDENMSIYRHMYLTDPRKPEEKMGTVNITIQNSIFSEGLDTWNHAFGSTIGGENCSFMRNLWANNTGRNPSIGWNGVFNFANNVMFNWVHRSVDGGDQTARYNLINNYYKPGPLTPTDKPVGHRILKPESRFTMNGRKVYGLVYVNGNIVEGNEAVSKDNWNGGVQIENMEDAGEFTKYIRVNRPHPMPYMTITSAEEAFDFVLDNAGALFPKRDEVDQRISRTVKTGIPEYVENVDNSDVPKFKHRRLPEDSYKNGIITDIRQVGGYPEYDGKPYVDTDKDGMPDEWEIKYKKVGFDPNDPSDANKDFSGDGYTNIEKYINGIDPTKKVNWKNLENNFDTLTKNGGVL from the coding sequence ATGAAACGATTAATCTTAATAGTATCAGTAATCGCTGCAATGGCAGTAACACAAAAAAGTTTTGCCCAATATCCAACCATAACCGACGATGTAAAAAAAGCATCGGAAGAACTAATGCACGAGGCCCGTGCACATTCTGATATGATGTGGGAGAAAGCAATTCCTTTTATTGAAGAAGATGCCGCAAACGGGAAACCGTATATTCCATGGGCAAAACGTCCTTATGATTTACCACAGGCCGAAATTCCTGCATTCCCTGGGGCCGAAGGTGGTGGTATGTATACCTATGGTGGCCGTGGCGGAAAAGTTATTATCGTTACCAGTTTGGAAGACGATGGCCCGGGTACTTTGCGTGAAGCTTGTGAGCAAGGTGGAGCCCGCACAATTGTATTTAATGTAGCCGGAATTATACGCCTAAAATCACCTTTAATCATTCGTGCGCCATATCTTACCATTGCAGGGCAAACTGCTCCCGGAAAAGGTATTTGTATTGCAGGTGAAACTGTTTGGATCAATACACACGATGTAATCATCAGACACATGCGTTTCCGTCGTGGCGAAACCTGGGTAGGACGACGCGATGATGCAATTGGTGGAAACCCGGTAGGAAACATTATGCTTGATCATATTTCGGCAAGTTGGGGATTAGACGAAAACATGTCGATTTATCGCCACATGTATTTAACCGACCCGCGTAAACCGGAAGAAAAAATGGGAACCGTGAATATTACCATTCAAAACTCAATTTTCTCGGAAGGACTTGACACATGGAATCACGCTTTCGGAAGTACCATTGGTGGCGAAAACTGTTCGTTTATGCGCAACCTGTGGGCAAACAACACCGGACGAAATCCATCCATTGGTTGGAACGGTGTTTTTAATTTTGCAAACAACGTAATGTTTAACTGGGTGCATCGTTCGGTTGACGGTGGCGATCAAACAGCACGTTACAATTTAATTAACAATTACTACAAACCGGGTCCCTTAACACCAACCGATAAACCTGTAGGACATCGTATTTTAAAACCTGAATCGCGTTTTACAATGAATGGCCGTAAAGTTTACGGACTGGTTTATGTGAACGGAAATATTGTTGAAGGAAATGAAGCAGTGAGTAAGGACAACTGGAATGGTGGTGTACAGATTGAAAATATGGAAGACGCCGGTGAGTTTACAAAATACATCCGCGTAAACAGACCACACCCAATGCCATACATGACCATTACTTCTGCCGAAGAAGCGTTTGATTTTGTTCTCGACAACGCAGGAGCTTTGTTTCCAAAACGCGATGAAGTAGATCAGCGAATCAGTCGTACCGTTAAAACAGGAATTCCTGAGTATGTAGAAAATGTGGACAATTCGGATGTTCCAAAATTTAAACACCGCAGACTTCCTGAAGATTCTTACAAAAACGGTATTATCACCGATATCAGACAAGTTGGTGGCTATCCTGAATACGACGGAAAACCTTATGTTGACACGGATAAGGACGGAATGCCGGATGAGTGGGAAATAAAATACAAGAAAGTGGGTTTTGATCCGAATGATCCGAGTGATGCCAATAAAGATTTTAGCGGCGACGGATATACAAATATTGAAAAATACATCAATGGTATTGATCCAACTAAAAAAGTAAATTGGAAAAATCTGGAAAATAACTTTGATACTTTAACTAAAAATGGCGGCGTTTTATAA